TCATTGCTTTTGTATTTTAAAATTTACAAGGGCAAAGGTGAAAACCGAATTAGAAGAAAATTAGAATTTTACAGCAAACGAATGAAAATTGTTTTCAAAAGCGTAATTTATTTTCCATTGATAGCGGTTGCAAATTTCTTTTACGATTGCTAAACCTAAACCGCTGTTGGTGGTTTGTGAAGATGAAACAGCAAAGCGTTCAAATAGTTTTTCGTTGTTCAATGGTGTTTTTCCTGTGTTGGAAACGGTTAGTGTTTTGTCCGAAAAACTGATTTGTATTTTTCCTTGTTCGGTGTTGTGAATAATAGCATTGATAAGCAAATTATTGACAAGAATTTCAAGCAAAGTTTTGTTGCAAGTAAGGGTTAGTTTTTCGGAAAGGTTTTTATCAATGGTAATTTGTTTTGTTGTGGTGTAATCAATCAACAATTCAAGCGTTTCGTTTATTATTTCGGTCAATTCAATGGTCTCAATTTCTGCAAATTGGTTGTTTTCAATTTTTGCCAACAGCAACAAGTTTTTATTTATTCTTGTCATTCGGGAAAGCGGTAAATCAATCGCAGTCAATAATTCCGCTTGTTCGCTTGTAATGTTTTTGTTTTGCAACAACAAATTCAACTTTGATTTTAGAACTGCCAAAGGTGTTTGTAATTCGTGAGAAGCATTTTCAATAAATGTTTTTTGTTGGCTGTAAACAGAAATGTTTTTATCAATCAATTTTTGCAACGACTGATTGAGTTCCGCAAATTCTTCAATATCTGTCTTGTCAAATGAAACGGTTTGCTGTGTAGTCAAATCAAACGATTTTAATTTTTCAAGTGTGTTGCGGAAAGGTCGCCAAATTTGTTTGGCTATCTGTCTGTTTAGAAGTATAAAACCGATAACCAACAATGCAAAAAATAAAAGTGTTACAACCGCAATCGCAAACATTGTTTCGTCTGTTTCTTCTACATTGGTTTCAATTTGTAAATGATATAGTTTTCCGTTAATGTTGATGTAAGATGAAAGCACCCTAAAACGGTCAATCTCGTTATGTTCAACATATCTGTTTTGTTTTGTAATAGTATAGGTGCTGTCAGGCTTTGGAACGGATAAATCGATTGGTGTTAGTATGGTGCTGGGTTGTAACTTGTCCCAATTTTTAATCAAACTATTCAATTCGCTTTCTTCTATTTGAGTATTATTAAAACTGTTTTCAATTCGTTCCTTAACAATTTGGTTGTGTTCGTCCAATTCATCAAGCCAAATAAAATCTACTACCAAATAATAAACAGGTATGCTACACGCTAAAATAATTAAGGCATAAATCGTAAATGCTTTGAATGGTTTGTGTAACAGCTTGCTCATATTTCCCATTTGTAACCTGTTCCGTAAATTGTTTTTATGTAGTTGTTGTAACCCGCTTCTGTCAATTTCTTTTTCAGGTTTTTAACGTGAGCATAAACGAAATCGTGATTGTCAAACATATCGGCAATGTCGCCCGACAAATGCTCTGCCAATGCACTTTTTGAAATAACACGATTTTTGTTTCCGATGAAAAAAAGCAATAAATCAATTTCCTTTTTTGTCAATGAAATTTCAATGTCATTCACTTTTACGGTCTTGCCTAACAAGTCAATCGTTATTTCGTTTTGTTGAACAATGTTTGAACTGTTGAATTGTTTCCTGCGAATAAGAGAATGTATTCTTGCCGAAAGTTCCGAATGATGAAAAGGCTTTGCCAAATAATCGTCCGCACCAATTTGTAAACCTTTTACTTTGTCCTCAATAGAATTTTTTGCGGAAATAATAATTACTCCGTCTTGCTTGTTTTCTCGTTTTAACTGTTCTAACAAAGCAAGTCCGTTTCCGTCAGGAAGCATTAAATCCAATAAAATACAGTCGTATTGATAAACAGCAATTTTATCAGTTGCTTGATTGTAGTTTTCAGCAACTTCACACACATAGTTTTGTCCCGACAAGTATTTTACAATGTCCTGTGCAAGTTCTTTTTCATCTTCTACAATCAAGATTTTCATTCGCCAAATTTACAATTTGAATTTTGAAGAAATTTAGAATGTCCGTAAAAGTTGCGTTGGGATTGGCTCTTTTGCAAACTTTGGGTGGTGGGTGGGCTTGGTGCGGTTTGCAAATGTGCCAATGTGCGTTGGCTTAAAACTTCATTTTTTTTGTGCGTTGGGAAAAATAAAAATACAAAAGTGTCGGTTGTCGTGTCGGAAATGTCGGTCGGTGTGTTGTCGGGTTTTGGTCGGTCGGTTGATGTCTGCACGGTGGTCGGTTAGGGTTGCCGATAACGGTTTGCGGCTTGGCGAAGGGCGGGATTTTTAGCGCAAATGTTCATTCGAAGCACAAATGTTGAACCTTGCAAAAATGTTTCTACGAAGCACGAAACCCCGCCTTTTGCCAAACCGCTGTTAGCAGTAGTGGTTCTTTGTTCGTCCGTCATTTTGATAGTTTTAAAATTTTAAATGCTCCTTGTCCAACAATGAAAAATACAATTGTCCCAACGATAAGGTCAGGATATTTTGAGTTTGTCAAGTAAACAAGTCCGCCTGCTATAATTACTCCAAGATTTACAATTACGTCATTGGATGTAAAAATCATACTTGCTTGCATATGTGCGTCTTTGCTTTTACTTTTTTGCAGTAAATACAAACAAAGTCCGTTGCCGATAAGTGCAAGAATTGAAATAATTATCATTGTCTGAAATGCAGGAATTGTTTCACTGCCTACAAATCGTCTGATTACTTCAATGAAACCGAAAACGGCAAGTGTCAACTGAAAATAACCTGCTGATTTTGCGATGTTCTTTTTTCGTGTCATTGTCCCACCAACTGCAAAAAGTGCAAGTCCGTAAACTATGCTATCGGCAAGCATATCCAAGCTGTCCGCCACAAGTCCCATTGAGTTTGAAATAAAACCTGTTGTCACTTCAAGAGCAAAAAAGAAAAAGTTGATAGCTAAAACTTGCCAAAGCAATTTTCTTTCTCGGTTAGTGTTGTCTGTCGTTGCTGTGTAATTGTCTGCCGAAACGCTGTCAATAAGTGAAGTGTCAAGTTTTAAGTTATCAAGTCGCTGAAAAATTTGGTCGTGATTGCCTGTGTGAAAAACGGTCAGTTGTCTGTTTGCAATGTCAAATTCTAACGAGTTGATGTTTGTCAAGTCGGCAAGTTTCATCCGTATCATTTGTTCTTCGGATGGGCAGTCCATTTTTGATATTTTAAATGTCGTTTTCCTCATTGTCTATTGTTGTCGGCTGGTGCGTCCTACCATTACTGCTAACGTTTTCGGGCTTTGCGTTCGGGCGGGTTTCAGAGCGAAAAACTGTCAACCAGCATTGAACTTAAATAGAAGCCTAAGCTCCAAGTTTTGCACGTCACCCCGCCTGACGCAAAACCCTTGTTATATGCCGTTTTTCTTTCTGTCGCGTTTCTTTTCACATTCTTGTTTTAAAAGATCAAGCCACTTTTGCATACCTTTTTCTAAGTTCTTATTAAATGACTTTTTCAAAAGTTTTGCAAGGAAGCCTTCCATACTTTCGTCAACTGAAACTTTGGTTTGTCCGTTAGTTTCTGCTAATGTCCAGTTGTGAATAGCAAACATACCAAAAGATTTTCCTGTCCAGCCGAAGTTTTTATACGGCTCAACGGTGTGAAGAGTTGAATGAATTTTTTGCTCCACCAGTTTTCCAATCAAATGTAGTTTCTGGTTTTAATTCTCCATTCAATTTTGATTTACTGATATCAGCCTGCCAAGTTGCCCAATTGTCAATATTGGTCAATACTGCCCAAACTTTTCACTACTTGCGTTGATAGTGATTGTCTTGCTGCACTTTACTGGTGCGTTGTCATTGATACTTTTCATTTTGAATTGCTTTGTGCAAATGAACTCACTGAAATTATGAAGCCAATTACGGTTAGTAAATTTGATTTTGTGGTTCAATGATGTTAGTATTTAACGATGCAAAGGTATGCACAAAATCAAGCCTTACTCTTGATAAAAATCAAGAAGTTCTGCCAGCCGTTTTTTTTTTTCTTAGTCTGCTTAATGTTTCAGGCGCCATACCAAGCATTGAAGCTAAATATTGTAATGGCACTTGGTTAAACAATTCTTTATTGAAATTGAAAAGTTGATTGTATCTTTCCTCTGCTGTCATTGAAATGTGTTGCAAAACCCTGTCTTCTAAAACTGTAAAGCATTTACCTGATGAAAATTTTTCTAACTCAGACCAATATGGAATAATTTGTGCAATTTTTGATGGTCATTTTGTCAATAACATAGAGTTCACAATCGGTTAAAGCCTGAATATTCCAACGAGCTGGTTGCTCAAACATAAAACTTAATAAATCAACTACAAAATAGCCTTTTGTTGAAATCCATTTAGTTACTTCCTTGTTGTCCAATAAACACAAATTCTCTTAAGATACCTGTCTGAACGAAACCAAGTCTGTCCGAATGTCTGCCCTTTTTGAGAAAATAGTCGCCCTTTTTTAAAGTCACAGGTTTGAAAAACGAACTTATCTTAGTCAAGTCGTCTTTGTTAACACCAAAATAGGTCTGTATGTATTTTTCTAATTCTGTCATTATTGTTAGGTCGTTCTAAAATGGCATATAACGTTTTCGGGCTTTGCGTTCGGGCGGGTTTCAGAGCGAAAAACTGTCAACCAGCATTGAACTTAAATAGAAGCACAAAGCTCCAAGTTTGCACGTCACCCCGCCTGACGCAAAACCCTTGTTATATGCCGTTTTCTTTCTGTCGCGTTTCTTTTTCACATTCTTGTTTTAAAGATCAAGCCACTTTTGCATACCTTTTTCTAAGTTCTTATTAAATGACTTTTTCAAAAAGTTTTGCAGGAAGCCTTCCATACTTTCGTCAACTGAAACTTTGGTTTGTCCAGTTAGTTTCTGCTAATGTCCAGTTGTGAATAGCAAACATACCAAAAGATTTTCCTGTCCAGCCGAAGTTTTTATACGGCTCAACGGTGTGAAGAAGTTGAATGAATTTTTGCTCCACCAGTTTTCCAATCAAATGTAGTTTCTGGTTTTAATTCTCCATTCAATTTTGATTTACTGATATCAGCCTGCCAAGTTGCCCAATTGTCAATATTGGTCAATACTGCCCAAACTTTTTTCACTACTTGCGTTGATAGTGATGGTCTTGCTGCACTTTACTGGTGCGTGGTCATGGATACTTTTCATGTGTGAATTGCTTTGTGCAAATGAACTCACTGAAATTATGAAGCCAATTACGGTTAGTAAATTTGATTTTGTGGACATTGATGTTAGTATTTAACGATGCAAAGTATGCACAAAATCAAGCCTTACTCTTGATAAAAATCAAGAAGTTCTGCCAGCCGTTTTTTTTTTCTTAGTCTGCTTAATGTTTCAGGCGCCATACCAAGCATTGAAGCTAAATATTGTAATGGCACTTGGTTAAACAATTCTTTATTGAAATTGAAAAGTTGATTGTATCTTTCCTCTGCTGTCATTGAAATGTGTTGCAAAACCCTGTCTTCTAAAACTGTAAAGCATTTACCTATGAAAAATTTTTCTAACTCAGACCAATATGGAATAATTTGTGCAATTTTTTTGATGGTCATTTTTGTCAATAACATAGAGTTCACAATCGGTTAAAGCCTGAATATTCCAACGAGCTGGTTGCTCAAACATAAAACTTAATAAATCAACTACAAAATAGCCTTTTGTTGAAATCCATTTAGTTACTTCCTTGTTGTCAATAAACACAAATTCTCTTAAGATACCTGTCTGAACGAAACCAAGTCTGTCCGAATGTCTGCCCTTTTTGAGAAAATAGTCGCCCTTTTTTTAAAGTCACAGGTTTGAAAACGAACTTATCTTAGTCAAGTCGTCTTTGTTAACACCAAAATAGGTCTGTATGTATTTTTCTAATTCTGTCATTATTGTTAGGTCGTTCTAAAATGGCATATAACGGTTTGCGTGTATGTGCAGTAGCGGATTAGAAGCACTTTCCTGTCCGTTTAGCACAAAGTTTCTTAGAAGCACAGACCTTCGATTTACCACTTCACCCGCTATTGTCACATACACGCTGTTATGGGCTGGTTTTCATTATTTTATGCTGTAATCTCTTTTGGATTTTCGCCCCATTTGTTAGTTCCTTGTTGACTGTCTGTCACCATTAAAACTAATAACCAAATTGCTCCGACTAACGGTATTAGGACAATAAAGAACATCCATCCACTTTTTCCAACATCGTGTAATCGTCTAACTGCAACCGCTAATCCTGGAATAAATACTGCAAGAACATACAAACCATAAAACACTCCATAACCCAATTCTGGACTTGCAGTTCCGACAACATTGTCAATAATCATTGCGACAATTGCGAAAATCATATTGAATAGAACAAACATCCAATATTCTTTTCTTCTTGCTCTTCCGCTAAAATCAGCGTACTGTTTTAAACATTTTAAATACCAATTCATAATTTTGCCTTTATTTAGTTTTCCTACTCGTCTGGCTTTTCGGTTTCGCCCCGTTTTTTAAGTGGTTTCTGGTCTCCACTTTTGTTTATCAATTTTACAAAATAATTTTTAAGAACTATCAAAGTTGTCCCTTGGTGGTTCTCTTGTCTGTCGGTTTTCGTTTGGTTGTCTTTTAATAAACTTGCCCATAACGGGCAGGGTATTGCCGAAGGCGGGGACTTTTAGCACAAAAGTTTAATCGAAGAACAAAAGCTGAACCTTGCACATAAGTCCAATCGAAGCCGTTCAGCCCCGCTTTTGGCAATACCTTGTTATAGCCAGTGCCTTTTGTCGTCATTGCTTTGTCGTCTTAAATGATTTTATTAAAAAGTAGGTCATCGGTATAAAAATCAGTCCTAATGTCAATGGTAAAAACCAAACACCAAGTCCGCTTGTTTGTCCGTTTGCATTTCTGATTGTCTGTAACGAAATTAGTCCGAAGATTACAACAATAATGAACTTTAAATATCTTATCATTTTTGTCGCATTTGTATATTGTCGTAGTGCGTTGTCTGTGGTTATGTTGGTCGGATAATTAAAAACGTGTGGATATTTGTTTAGGATTGTCAGCCCTACAAAAAGAACTGTCGCAATTAATGGCAAAGTCAAAATGTTATCTTTTCCGCCAAAACCGTCTGCTTGTCCTGCACCATTGTAATGAATAGGAATTCTGTCGGGCAAGTTTGTATAGTTTGTAATTGTCAAAATCCAAATTGCAAGAATAGAAATCCAACCAAGGATTTCAAATGTCTTGTCGGTTGTCGTAAGTTCTAATTTAATTTTCGGTCTTTCGTTCATAACTTTTCAATTTTTGTACGGTCGTTCGTGGCATTGGCTATAACGTTTTGCCGCTTTGCGAAGGCGGGGATTTTCAGCACTAAACTTCACTAGATGCACAAAGCTTGAATTTAGCACTTCACTTTCATAGAAGCACGAAACCCCCGCTTTTGCAAAACGGCTGTTAGCAGT
This window of the Bacteroidota bacterium genome carries:
- a CDS encoding DUF805 domain-containing protein, with amino-acid sequence MNWYLKCLKQYADFSGRARRKEYWMFVLFNMIFAIVAMIIDNVVGTASPELGYGVFYGLYVLAVFIPGLAVAVRRLHDVGKSGWMFFIVLIPLVGAIWLLVLMVTDSQQGTNKWGENPKEITA
- a CDS encoding cation transporter; its protein translation is MRKTTFKISKMDCPSEEQMIRMKLADLTNINSLEFDIANRQLTVFHTGNHDQIFQRLDNLKLDTSLIDSVSADNYTATTDNTNRERKLLWQVLAINFFFFALEVTTGFISNSMGLVADSLDMLADSIVYGLALFAVGGTMTRKKNIAKSAGYFQLTLAVFGFIEVIRRFVGSETIPAFQTMIIISILALIGNGLCLYLLQKSKSKDAHMQASMIFTSNDVIVNLGVIIAGGLVYLTNSKYPDLIVGTIVFFIVGQGAFKILKLSK
- a CDS encoding DUF1648 domain-containing protein → MNERPKIKLELTTTDKTFEILGWISILAIWILTITNYTNLPDRIPIHYNGAGQADGFGGKDNILTLPLIATVLFVGLTILNKYPHVFNYPTNITTDNALRQYTNATKMIRYLKFIIVVIFGLISLQTIRNANGQTSGLGVWFLPLTLGLIFIPMTYFLIKSFKTTKQ
- a CDS encoding HAMP domain-containing histidine kinase, which produces MSKLLHKPFKAFTIYALIILACSIPVYYLVVDFIWLDELDEHNQIVKERIENSFNNTQIEESELNSLIKNWDKLQPSTILTPIDLSVPKPDSTYTITKQNRYVEHNEIDRFRVLSSYININGKLYHLQIETNVEETDETMFAIAVVTLLFFALLVIGFILLNRQIAKQIWRPFRNTLEKLKSFDLTTQQTVSFDKTDIEEFAELNQSLQKLIDKNISVYSQQKTFIENASHELQTPLAVLKSKLNLLLQNKNITSEQAELLTAIDLPLSRMTRINKNLLLLAKIENNQFAEIETIELTEIINETLELLIDYTTTKQITIDKNLSEKLTLTCNKTLLEILVNNLLINAIIHNTEQGKIQISFSDKTLTVSNTGKTPLNNEKLFERFAVSSSQTTNSGLGLAIVKEICNRYQWKINYAFENNFHSFAVKF
- a CDS encoding response regulator transcription factor; this translates as MKILIVEDEKELAQDIVKYLSGQNYVCEVAENYNQATDKIAVYQYDCILLDLMLPDGNGLALLEQLKRENKQDGVIIISAKNSIEDKVKGLQIGADDYLAKPFHHSELSARIHSLIRRKQFNSSNIVQQNEITIDLLGKTVKVNDIEISLTKKEIDLLLFFIGNKNRVISKSALAEHLSGDIADMFDNHDFVYAHVKNLKKKLTEAGYNNYIKTIYGTGYKWEI